From Sceloporus undulatus isolate JIND9_A2432 ecotype Alabama chromosome 6, SceUnd_v1.1, whole genome shotgun sequence, one genomic window encodes:
- the LOC121935679 gene encoding junction plakoglobin-like isoform X4, which translates to MWDLVKDKRAAMEVVNMMEQPIKVTEWQQTYTYDSGIHSGLNTQVPSVSSKCLVDDDDLYGKQYTIKKTTTYSQSGAGQAQVQAQAQAQAELESQLAMTRAQRIRAAMYPETVEDRSLLITTQVEGQQTNVQRLAEPSQMLKSAIVHLINYQDDAELATRAIPELTKLLNDEDPVRRCI; encoded by the exons ATGTGGGACCTAGTGAAAGATAAAAG AGCAGCCATGGAGGTGGTGAACATGATGGAACAACCCATCAAGGTGACAGAATGGCAGCAGACCTACACTTACGATTCGGGCATCCATTCTGGGCTAAACACTCAGGTTCCTTCTGTCAGCAGCAAGTGCTTGGTGGATGATGACGATCTCTATGGCAAGCAGTACACCATTAAGAAGACCACCACTTATAGCCAGTCTGGAGCAGGGCAAGCTCAGGTTCAGGCTCAGGCTCAGGCTCAAg CAGAGTTGGAGTCTCAGCTTGCTATGACCCGTGCCCAGCGAATCCGAGCCGCCATGTACCCAGAAACGGTGGAGGACCGCTCCCTTCTCATCACCACCCAAGTTGAGGGACAGCAGACGAACGTACAGCGGTTGGCTGAACCCTCTCAGATGCTCAAGTCGGCCATCGTGCACCTCATTAACTATCAGGATGATGCCGAATTGGCCACTCGTGCCATCCCTGAGCTCACCAAACTCCTCAATGATGAGGATCCGGTAAGACGGTGCATTTGA
- the LOC121935679 gene encoding junction plakoglobin-like isoform X5, with translation MEVVNMMEQPIKVTEWQQTYTYDSGIHSGLNTQVPSVSSKCLVDDDDLYGKQYTIKKTTTYSQSGAGQAQVQAQAQAQAELESQLAMTRAQRIRAAMYPETVEDRSLLITTQVEGQQTNVQRLAEPSQMLKSAIVHLINYQDDAELATRAIPELTKLLNDEDPVRRCI, from the exons ATGGAGGTGGTGAACATGATGGAACAACCCATCAAGGTGACAGAATGGCAGCAGACCTACACTTACGATTCGGGCATCCATTCTGGGCTAAACACTCAGGTTCCTTCTGTCAGCAGCAAGTGCTTGGTGGATGATGACGATCTCTATGGCAAGCAGTACACCATTAAGAAGACCACCACTTATAGCCAGTCTGGAGCAGGGCAAGCTCAGGTTCAGGCTCAGGCTCAGGCTCAAg CAGAGTTGGAGTCTCAGCTTGCTATGACCCGTGCCCAGCGAATCCGAGCCGCCATGTACCCAGAAACGGTGGAGGACCGCTCCCTTCTCATCACCACCCAAGTTGAGGGACAGCAGACGAACGTACAGCGGTTGGCTGAACCCTCTCAGATGCTCAAGTCGGCCATCGTGCACCTCATTAACTATCAGGATGATGCCGAATTGGCCACTCGTGCCATCCCTGAGCTCACCAAACTCCTCAATGATGAGGATCCGGTAAGACGGTGCATTTGA